A genomic segment from Chrysemys picta bellii isolate R12L10 chromosome 11, ASM1138683v2, whole genome shotgun sequence encodes:
- the LOC135974346 gene encoding uncharacterized protein LOC135974346 yields the protein MQSSPAVMAMQSVNRKRAPAWTDREVLDLIAVWGDESVLSELRSKRRNAKIYEKISKDMAERGYSRDATQCRVKIKELRQGYQKTKEANGRSGSHPQTSRFYEALHSILGAAATTTPPVTVDSEDGILSTAGSSDMLGDGEDEEGDEEGEAVGSSHNADFPDSQDLFITLTEIPYEASPAITPDTESGEGSATPSATVSQPSLESHSQRLARIRRRKKRTREDMFSELMASSQAQAAQQTQWRENLTRMHQANMDREERWRQEDQQATLTLLGLLREQTDTLRRLVDVLQERRQEDRAPLQSISNRPPPPPSPIPTSPKVQRRRGGRVPANSHSTPAESSSSRRLSFPKI from the exons atgcagagctctccagcagtgatggccatgcagtctgtgaatagaaagagagccccagcatggactgatcgtgaagtcttggatctcatcgctgtgtggggcgatgagtccgtgctttccgagctgcgatccaaaagaaggaatgcaaagatctacgagaagatctctaaagacatggcagagagaggatacagccgggatgcaacgcagtgccgcgtgaaaatcaaggagctgagacaaggctaccagaagaccaaagaggcaaacggacgctccggatcccatccccagacatcccgtttctacgaggcactgcattccatcctcggtgctgccgccaccactaccccaccagtgaccgtggactctgaggatgggatactgtccacggccggttcctcagacatgttaggggacggggaagatgaggaaggagatgaggagggcgaggcagttggcagctctcacaacgctgatttccccgacagccaggatctcttcatcacccttacagagatcccctacgaagcgtccccagccattaccccggacacagaatctggtgaaggatcagcca ccccgtctgcgactgtctcacaacctagcctggaatcacactcccagaggctagcgcggattaggcgtaggaagaagaggacacgggaggacatgttctctgagcttatggcctcttcccaagcccaggcagcacagcagacccagtggcgggagaacttgacccgaatgcaccaagccaacatggatcgggaggagaggtggcggcaggaagaccagcaggcgactctaacgctgcttggactactgagggagcaaacggacacactccggcgccttgtggatgttctgcaggaacggaggcaggaggacagagccccgctgcagtccatctctaaccgccctcccccgccaccaagtcccatacccacctcacccaaagtgcaaagaaggagaggcggcagagtccctgctaactctcactccacccctgcagagagctctagtagcagaaggctctcatttcccaaaatttga